The Pseudomonas sp. G2-4 genome window below encodes:
- a CDS encoding ATP-binding protein, translating to MFKVRRKTWALFLAYLIGASGYIYYLYVETQDVLTDNVNSKLLHAALGASAILGDRYHDNLIDKQSKTPAQDWDAIQRLSSFNESMGTAFVYSVVKRAGKAYLISSSASPEEIQEKNFVRFFDPYPDASQALLDSFERTEPTWIDYSDHWGDFRAVFVPLKSQDGTVYVVGAEITLADYYQQLNQDSLYHIILAILVFLAFSLLRMRAHLQQLQINEKILNQAKNAAEDADRSKTRFLATMSHEIRTPMYGVIGATELLARSALDPEQRGLLTTIHSSGRTLLSLIDNILDLAKIEAGKLELKPRVFEVRTLVSSIIEMIRQNIQDKPIVLEAQFSPDVPPLVKTDIDCLRQILTNLLGNAVKFTEAGKVSLLVSASGYGPQARLDFSIRDTGIGIPLERQDSLFKPFAQFKEPVSQRFTGSGLGLSICKTLVEAQGGTLTFTSQPGVGSTFCFSLPMALFSTREIPTGDDSAAVGFDSSFAVDYPLDILLVENHSLSQKVATAMLQELGYAPDLASDGLEAVNRCMTSTPEVIFMDINMPVMDGLEAVRKIRELPRGDTCYIVAFTASAFSSELDRFRAAGADDILTKPANFQALTRVLQRAAHFRQQHRAGTSVVDAV from the coding sequence ATGTTCAAAGTCAGACGGAAAACTTGGGCTTTATTCTTGGCTTATCTCATCGGGGCCAGTGGCTATATCTATTACCTGTATGTCGAGACTCAAGACGTTCTCACTGACAACGTTAATAGCAAATTGCTGCATGCCGCGTTGGGCGCTTCGGCCATCCTCGGTGACCGTTACCACGACAATCTGATCGACAAACAATCCAAAACGCCAGCGCAAGACTGGGATGCCATTCAGCGGCTCTCCAGCTTCAATGAGTCCATGGGCACGGCTTTTGTCTACAGCGTGGTTAAACGCGCTGGAAAGGCTTATCTGATCAGTTCCAGCGCATCACCAGAAGAAATTCAAGAGAAGAATTTCGTGCGCTTTTTTGATCCTTATCCAGATGCCAGCCAGGCATTACTTGATAGTTTTGAGCGCACCGAGCCGACCTGGATCGACTATTCGGATCATTGGGGGGACTTTCGCGCCGTCTTCGTCCCCTTAAAGTCCCAAGACGGCACGGTGTATGTTGTCGGCGCGGAAATTACGTTGGCGGACTACTATCAACAACTTAATCAGGACTCCCTGTACCACATTATCCTGGCCATTCTGGTGTTTCTCGCTTTCAGTCTTTTGCGCATGCGCGCTCATCTCCAGCAATTGCAAATAAACGAAAAAATATTGAATCAGGCCAAAAATGCCGCCGAGGATGCCGATCGCTCAAAAACCAGATTCCTGGCGACCATGAGTCATGAAATCCGCACCCCCATGTACGGCGTCATCGGCGCCACCGAGTTACTCGCCCGGTCTGCCCTGGACCCCGAGCAGCGCGGTCTGCTGACAACGATTCATTCCAGCGGACGGACCCTGCTCTCTCTGATCGACAACATTCTCGACCTTGCGAAAATCGAAGCGGGCAAACTTGAATTGAAACCGCGTGTTTTCGAAGTGAGAACACTGGTTTCATCCATTATTGAAATGATCCGGCAGAATATTCAGGACAAACCCATTGTACTGGAGGCTCAGTTCTCTCCGGACGTACCGCCCTTGGTCAAAACCGATATCGATTGCCTTCGCCAGATATTGACCAACTTGTTGGGCAATGCCGTCAAATTCACCGAGGCCGGAAAAGTATCACTCCTGGTCAGCGCCAGCGGCTACGGTCCTCAAGCCCGGCTCGATTTTTCCATACGCGATACCGGCATAGGCATCCCGCTGGAACGGCAAGACAGCCTGTTCAAACCCTTTGCCCAGTTTAAAGAGCCCGTCAGCCAGCGCTTTACCGGGAGTGGGCTGGGCCTTTCAATCTGTAAGACTCTGGTCGAGGCGCAGGGCGGGACTTTAACCTTCACTAGTCAGCCTGGCGTTGGATCGACGTTCTGTTTCTCACTGCCCATGGCGCTTTTTTCAACCCGGGAAATACCCACCGGGGACGATTCAGCGGCGGTGGGTTTCGACTCATCTTTTGCTGTGGATTACCCGCTCGATATCCTGCTGGTGGAGAATCATTCCCTGAGCCAGAAAGTGGCCACGGCGATGCTGCAAGAGTTGGGTTACGCGCCCGACCTTGCGTCAGATGGACTGGAGGCGGTCAACCGATGCATGACTTCGACTCCGGAGGTCATCTTCATGGACATCAACATGCCGGTCATGGATGGGCTGGAGGCCGTGCGTAAAATCCGCGAACTACCACGGGGCGATACTTGCTACATCGTCGCGTTCACCGCGAGCGCTTTTTCGAGCGAGCTAGATCGTTTCCGGGCTGCTGGCGCCGATGACATTCTAACCAAGCCGGCGAACTTCCAGGCGTTGACCCGAGTGCTTCAGCGTGCCGCCCACTTCCGGCAGCAGCACCGGGCCGGCACTTCGGTCGTGGATGCCGTTTGA
- a CDS encoding carboxylate/amino acid/amine transporter: MGYLLFVTLIQAFSFSLIGEYLAGHVDSYFAVLVRVVLAGLVFIPLTRWRQVEPSFMRGMLLIGALQFGVTYVCLYLSFRVLTVPEVLLFTILTPLHVTLIEDALNRRFNPWALIAALVAVAGAAVIRYDRINPDFFMGFLLLQLANFTYAAGQVLYKHLVARHPSDLPHYRRFGYFYLGALMVALPAFLLFGKTNFWPEAPLQWGVLVFLGLVSTALGLYWWNKGACLVNGGTLAVMNNLHVPVGLLVNLLIWNQHEELGRLLLGGSVILAAVWISRLGVRQPQPSP; the protein is encoded by the coding sequence ATGGGCTATCTACTTTTTGTGACGCTGATCCAGGCGTTTTCCTTCAGCCTGATCGGGGAGTACCTGGCCGGGCATGTGGACAGCTACTTCGCGGTGCTGGTGCGGGTCGTGTTGGCGGGGCTGGTGTTCATTCCCCTGACGCGCTGGCGCCAGGTGGAGCCGTCGTTCATGCGCGGCATGCTGCTGATCGGCGCGTTGCAGTTCGGCGTGACCTACGTGTGCCTGTACCTGAGCTTTCGGGTGCTGACGGTGCCCGAGGTGTTGCTCTTTACTATCCTTACACCCCTGCACGTGACCTTGATCGAGGATGCGTTGAACCGTCGCTTCAACCCCTGGGCCTTGATCGCAGCGCTGGTGGCCGTGGCCGGCGCGGCGGTGATTCGCTACGATCGGATCAACCCGGACTTCTTCATGGGCTTTTTGCTGTTGCAACTGGCCAACTTCACCTATGCGGCCGGGCAGGTGCTGTACAAGCATCTGGTGGCCCGCCACCCGAGCGATCTGCCGCACTACCGGCGCTTCGGTTATTTCTATCTCGGTGCGCTGATGGTGGCGTTGCCGGCCTTCCTCTTGTTCGGCAAGACAAACTTCTGGCCTGAGGCGCCACTGCAATGGGGCGTGCTGGTGTTCCTTGGCCTGGTTTCCACGGCATTGGGATTGTATTGGTGGAACAAAGGCGCATGCCTGGTCAACGGTGGGACGCTGGCGGTGATGAACAACCTGCACGTGCCCGTGGGGCTGTTGGTGAACCTGCTGATCTGGAACCAGCATGAGGAACTGGGGCGGCTGCTGCTGGGCGGGTCGGTGATACTGGCGGCGGTGTGGATCAGTCGGTTGGGGGTGCGCCAGCCTCAGCCTTCACCCTGA
- a CDS encoding mechanosensitive ion channel family protein — protein sequence MDIKQLWVNLQDLWGALDQHPLLHSSLALMLLLVIALVLGRVARYLILHAAKLLGRQPALHWMNDLRHNKVFHRLAQMTPSLIIQFGLHLVPELSKTSLVFLGNVALAFTILFLVLALSALLSALLDVYARTEHARTRSIKGYVQLTKMVLYVFGAIIIVATLIDRSPLLLLSGLGAMSAVILLVYKDTLLSFVASVQLTSNDMLRVGDWIEMPQVGADGDVVDITLHTVKVQNFDKTIVSIPTWRLMSESFKNWRGMQQSGGRRIKRSLFIDASGVRFLHDEEEQRMTQVHLLTDYIGRKQAELKAWNEAQGNVAAMSANRRRMTNLGTFRAYALAYLKSHPEIQPNMTCMVRQLQTTAQGIPLEIYCFTRTTAWADYERIQGDIFDYLLAVMPEFGLNLYQQPSGTDLRSGLLPAVLGASSISAPQKQVI from the coding sequence ATGGACATCAAACAACTCTGGGTCAACCTTCAAGACCTCTGGGGTGCGCTTGACCAGCACCCACTCCTGCATTCCAGCCTCGCCCTGATGTTGCTGCTGGTCATTGCCCTGGTGCTCGGGCGCGTGGCGCGCTACCTGATCCTGCACGCGGCCAAATTGCTCGGGCGCCAACCGGCCCTGCATTGGATGAACGACCTGCGCCATAACAAAGTCTTCCACCGCCTGGCCCAGATGACGCCGTCGCTGATCATCCAGTTTGGCCTGCACCTGGTGCCGGAGCTGAGCAAGACCAGCCTGGTTTTCCTGGGCAATGTCGCCCTGGCTTTCACCATTCTATTCCTGGTGCTGGCCCTCAGTGCCTTGCTCAGCGCCCTGCTGGATGTCTACGCGCGCACCGAACATGCGCGGACCCGCTCGATCAAAGGCTACGTGCAACTGACGAAGATGGTGCTGTATGTGTTTGGCGCGATCATCATCGTCGCCACCCTGATCGACCGTTCGCCGCTGTTGTTGCTGTCGGGCCTGGGGGCGATGTCGGCGGTGATCCTGTTGGTCTACAAGGACACCCTGTTGTCGTTCGTTGCCAGCGTGCAGTTGACCAGCAACGACATGTTGCGGGTCGGCGATTGGATCGAGATGCCCCAGGTCGGCGCCGACGGTGACGTGGTGGACATCACGCTGCACACCGTCAAGGTGCAGAATTTCGACAAGACCATTGTCTCGATCCCCACGTGGCGTCTGATGTCCGAGTCGTTCAAGAACTGGCGCGGCATGCAACAGTCCGGCGGGCGACGGATCAAGCGCAGCCTGTTCATCGATGCCAGTGGCGTGCGTTTTCTGCATGACGAGGAAGAGCAGCGCATGACCCAGGTTCACCTGCTGACCGATTACATTGGCCGCAAACAGGCCGAACTCAAGGCCTGGAACGAAGCCCAGGGCAACGTCGCGGCGATGTCGGCCAACCGTCGGCGCATGACCAACCTGGGCACCTTCCGCGCCTATGCCCTGGCCTATTTGAAGAGCCACCCGGAGATCCAGCCGAACATGACCTGCATGGTCCGCCAGTTGCAGACCACGGCCCAGGGCATCCCACTGGAAATCTACTGTTTCACCCGCACCACCGCATGGGCCGACTACGAACGCATCCAAGGGGATATTTTCGATTACCTGCTGGCGGTGATGCCGGAGTTCGGTTTGAACCTGTATCAGCAGCCCAGCGGCACGGACTTGCGTTCAGGGCTGCTGCCGGCGGTGCTGGGGGCGAGTTCCATTTCAGCGCCGCAGAAGCAGGTGATCTGA
- a CDS encoding DEAD/DEAH box helicase, whose translation MFSQFALHERLLKAVAELKFVEPTPVQAAAIPLALQGRDLRVTAQTGSGKTAAFVLPILNRLIGPAKVRVSIKTLILLPTRELAQQTLKEVERFSQFTFIKSGLITGGEDFKVQAAMLRKVPDILIGTPGRMIEQLNAGNLDLKEVEVLVLDEADRMLDMGFAEDVQRLVDECTNRQQTMLFSATTGGSGLREMIAKVLNNPEHLQLNAVSQLNSTTRQQIITADHNQHKEQILNWLLANETYQKAIVFTNTRAMADRIYGRLVAQEYKAFVLHGEKDQKDRKLAIDRLKQGGVKILVATDVAARGLDVDGLDMVINFDMPRSGDEYVHRIGRTGRAGNDGLAISLICHGDWNLMSSIERYLKQSFERRTIKEVKGTYGGPKKVKASGKAVGVKKKKVDAKGDKKKTGAKAPTKRKIANRPKTDALSLVSKDGMAPLKRRKPEAPAAD comes from the coding sequence GTGTTTTCCCAATTCGCCCTGCACGAACGCCTGCTCAAAGCCGTGGCCGAGCTTAAATTTGTCGAGCCAACGCCGGTGCAGGCAGCGGCTATTCCGCTCGCGCTCCAGGGGCGTGACCTGCGGGTGACGGCACAGACCGGCAGCGGCAAGACCGCCGCGTTCGTGTTGCCGATCCTCAACCGCCTGATCGGCCCGGCCAAGGTCCGCGTCAGCATCAAGACCCTGATCCTGCTGCCGACCCGTGAACTGGCCCAGCAGACCTTGAAGGAAGTGGAGCGCTTCTCGCAGTTCACCTTCATCAAGTCCGGCCTGATCACCGGCGGCGAAGACTTCAAGGTCCAGGCCGCCATGCTGCGCAAGGTGCCAGACATCCTGATCGGCACGCCAGGGCGGATGATCGAGCAACTGAACGCCGGCAACCTTGACCTCAAGGAAGTCGAAGTGCTGGTGCTGGACGAAGCCGACCGCATGCTGGACATGGGCTTTGCCGAAGACGTGCAGCGTCTGGTGGACGAATGCACCAACCGCCAGCAGACCATGCTGTTCTCCGCCACCACGGGTGGTTCGGGCCTGCGGGAAATGATCGCCAAGGTGCTGAACAACCCTGAGCACTTGCAGCTCAACGCAGTCAGCCAGCTGAACTCCACCACCCGTCAGCAGATCATCACCGCCGACCACAACCAGCACAAAGAACAGATCCTGAACTGGTTGCTTGCCAACGAGACTTATCAGAAAGCCATCGTCTTCACCAACACCCGGGCCATGGCCGACCGTATCTACGGTCGTCTCGTGGCCCAGGAATACAAAGCGTTCGTGCTGCACGGCGAGAAAGACCAGAAAGACCGCAAACTGGCCATCGACCGCCTCAAGCAAGGCGGCGTGAAGATCCTCGTCGCCACCGACGTCGCTGCCCGGGGCCTGGACGTGGACGGCCTGGACATGGTCATCAACTTCGACATGCCCCGCAGCGGCGACGAATACGTGCACCGCATCGGCCGTACCGGCCGTGCCGGCAATGACGGCCTGGCGATTTCGCTGATCTGTCACGGCGACTGGAACCTGATGTCGAGCATCGAGCGCTACCTCAAGCAGAGCTTCGAGCGCCGTACCATCAAGGAAGTCAAAGGCACCTACGGCGGACCGAAAAAGGTCAAGGCCTCGGGCAAGGCCGTTGGCGTGAAGAAGAAAAAAGTCGACGCCAAGGGCGACAAGAAGAAAACCGGCGCCAAGGCGCCCACCAAGCGCAAAATCGCCAACCGCCCGAAGACCGACGCCCTGTCGCTGGTCAGCAAGGACGGCATGGCCCCGCTCAAGCGCCGCAAGCCAGAAGCGCCTGCGGCTGATTGA
- a CDS encoding ShlB/FhaC/HecB family hemolysin secretion/activation protein has translation MLSPTFWARLGLALLCLSPQMVAQAAPTPGDTDLIRERQNRLLEEQRRRLEELKNLPGKEAKPTQPTAPVDTRCFPIKTIELKGADSLSASERERLLKPYIGQCLGVPQLNELLKVITDHYIEKGLVTSRAYLPQQDLSGGHLNVLVVEGRLEGLKGAENSKLSDRELAMAFPGATGDLVNLREIEQMVDQLNRLSSNQAKMELTPGQNVGGSEVRVTNEPQKPWRAGLSRSNDGQRSTGEQQWGTSFEWDSPLGLADQLMLRGGHDAMTDHQHTSRNAMLYYNLPFGWWNVSYTYSQSEYRSQIAANGFNFKQTGDSQNHQLRVERVIHRDALSKTSLNTGLAYLRTSNFVNDSKLKDSSNRITEAQFGITHGRRVGSAFVNLDLGVQQGLGAFDAQGDHDPGRGLPDARYRKYTATASYLQPFKLWGESFSFSSLMTGQRSEDALFSPQRMSLGGQSSIRGYKDQSLSGDSGGYWRNDLRWSRPVTLPWLRPVFAEYGTSLGYDQGVIRGNRYNSDPHGRMSSNSVELFARGEHLSASVTFAHSLERPDALTEREAPIYFRVDAFL, from the coding sequence ATGCTCTCACCCACCTTCTGGGCGAGGTTGGGCCTGGCTTTGCTATGCCTTTCTCCGCAGATGGTTGCGCAAGCAGCCCCCACGCCTGGCGACACCGACCTGATCCGAGAGCGCCAGAACCGCTTGCTCGAAGAGCAGCGCCGCCGGTTGGAAGAGCTCAAGAACCTGCCCGGCAAGGAAGCGAAGCCGACCCAGCCGACAGCGCCTGTCGATACCCGTTGCTTCCCCATCAAGACCATTGAACTCAAGGGGGCCGACAGCCTCTCTGCCAGTGAGCGCGAGCGACTGCTCAAACCCTACATCGGCCAATGCCTGGGCGTTCCGCAGCTCAACGAACTGCTCAAGGTCATCACCGACCACTACATCGAAAAAGGCCTGGTCACCAGCCGCGCCTATCTGCCGCAGCAGGATTTGTCCGGCGGGCATTTGAATGTGCTGGTGGTGGAAGGGCGGCTCGAAGGCTTGAAGGGCGCCGAGAACAGCAAGCTGTCGGATCGCGAGTTGGCGATGGCGTTTCCTGGGGCGACCGGCGACTTGGTCAACCTGCGGGAGATCGAGCAGATGGTGGACCAGCTCAATCGCCTGTCGTCGAATCAGGCGAAGATGGAGCTGACCCCCGGCCAAAACGTTGGCGGCAGTGAAGTGCGCGTGACCAACGAACCGCAAAAACCCTGGCGTGCCGGACTGTCCCGCAGCAACGACGGCCAGCGCAGCACGGGCGAGCAGCAGTGGGGCACCAGTTTCGAGTGGGACAGCCCGCTGGGCTTGGCCGACCAGTTGATGTTGCGCGGCGGTCACGACGCGATGACCGACCACCAGCACACCTCCCGCAACGCCATGCTCTATTACAACCTGCCGTTTGGCTGGTGGAACGTCAGCTACACCTACAGCCAGAGCGAGTACCGCTCGCAAATCGCGGCCAACGGTTTCAACTTCAAGCAGACCGGCGACAGCCAGAACCATCAGTTGCGGGTCGAGCGGGTGATCCACCGAGACGCCCTGAGCAAGACTTCCCTTAACACCGGCCTGGCGTACCTGCGCACCAGTAACTTCGTCAATGACAGCAAGCTCAAGGACAGCAGCAATCGCATCACCGAGGCGCAGTTCGGCATCACCCATGGCCGGCGAGTCGGCAGTGCCTTCGTCAACTTGGACCTGGGCGTGCAGCAAGGCCTCGGCGCCTTCGATGCCCAGGGCGATCACGACCCGGGCCGGGGCCTGCCGGATGCGCGCTACCGCAAATACACCGCCACCGCCAGCTACCTGCAACCCTTCAAGCTGTGGGGTGAATCGTTCAGCTTCAGCAGCCTGATGACCGGCCAGCGCAGCGAAGACGCGCTGTTCAGCCCGCAGCGCATGAGCCTGGGCGGGCAATCCTCGATTCGTGGCTACAAGGACCAGTCGCTGTCCGGCGACAGCGGCGGTTACTGGCGCAACGACCTGCGCTGGAGCCGCCCGGTGACGCTGCCCTGGCTGCGGCCGGTGTTCGCCGAATACGGCACCAGCCTCGGTTATGACCAGGGCGTGATTCGCGGCAATCGCTACAACAGCGATCCGCACGGGCGCATGTCGAGCAACTCGGTGGAGTTGTTCGCCCGCGGTGAGCACTTGAGCGCCAGCGTCACCTTCGCCCATTCCCTGGAACGTCCGGATGCCCTGACCGAGCGCGAAGCGCCGATCTACTTCCGCGTGGATGCATTCCTCTAA